Proteins found in one Pseudomonas marvdashtae genomic segment:
- a CDS encoding MBL fold metallo-hydrolase yields the protein MTGFTPIKRWLLATAALAFTAQAWAADLTLDVYNPGAAAIFPVTSVLVSGEKEAILVDAQFGKSQAEQVVEKIRASGKQLTTIYISHGDPDYYFGLETLTAAFPEAKVLASAPTVDHIKHTMDGKLKYWAPILKTDAPTKAIVPQVLQGDSLTLEGKRLQIIGLKGPQPERSFVWIPSIKAVVGGVVVAENIHVWMADTQTPQSHKDWLATLGNIEKLQPATVVPGHYLGESARSLAPVTFTAGYIKAFDEETAKAKDSAALIRAMKLRYPDLGEDSSLELSAKVAKGEMKW from the coding sequence ATGACCGGATTCACCCCTATCAAGCGCTGGCTGCTGGCAACCGCCGCCCTGGCTTTCACGGCCCAGGCCTGGGCCGCCGACTTGACGCTCGACGTCTACAACCCCGGCGCGGCGGCGATTTTTCCGGTGACGTCAGTGTTGGTCAGTGGTGAAAAAGAAGCCATTCTCGTCGACGCCCAGTTCGGCAAATCCCAGGCTGAGCAAGTCGTCGAGAAGATTCGCGCCAGTGGCAAGCAACTGACCACGATCTACATCAGCCATGGCGATCCAGACTACTATTTTGGCTTGGAAACCCTCACCGCCGCGTTCCCTGAGGCCAAGGTGCTGGCGTCGGCGCCGACCGTCGATCACATCAAGCACACCATGGACGGCAAGCTGAAATATTGGGCACCGATCCTGAAGACCGATGCCCCAACCAAAGCCATCGTGCCTCAGGTGCTCCAGGGCGACAGCCTGACGTTGGAAGGCAAGCGCTTGCAGATTATCGGCCTGAAGGGCCCACAGCCGGAGCGTAGTTTTGTGTGGATTCCCTCGATCAAGGCTGTGGTGGGCGGCGTCGTGGTAGCCGAGAACATTCATGTGTGGATGGCCGATACCCAGACGCCGCAGTCTCACAAGGATTGGCTGGCCACGCTGGGTAACATCGAAAAGCTGCAACCGGCCACCGTGGTTCCCGGCCATTACCTGGGTGAAAGCGCCCGCTCCCTGGCGCCGGTGACGTTCACCGCTGGCTACATCAAGGCCTTCGACGAAGAGACCGCCAAGGCCAAGGATTCCGCCGCACTGATCCGCGCCATGAAACTACGCTATCCGGACCTGGGTGAAGACAGCTCCCTGGAGCTCAGTGCCAAGGTGGCGAAGGGCGAGATGAAGTGGTGA
- a CDS encoding NAD(P)-dependent oxidoreductase — MSKIAIIGATGRAGSQLLEEALRRGHSVTAIARNTAKIGDRAGVVSKQLDVLDSEALTAAIAGHDVVISAVHFATVPADKVIAPVKAAGVKRLLVVGGAGSLLLPDNSRVIDSKEFPEEYLPEATAGALFLDVLRNEQDLDWTFLSPSAEFVETERTGQFRVGKDHLLFDNTGRSWISFADYAIAMIDEVETPQFSRTRFTVGY; from the coding sequence ATGAGCAAAATCGCAATCATCGGCGCCACCGGGCGTGCGGGTAGCCAACTGTTGGAAGAGGCTCTGCGCCGTGGTCACAGCGTGACGGCCATTGCCCGCAACACCGCGAAAATCGGTGATCGGGCCGGGGTGGTCAGCAAGCAGCTGGATGTACTGGACAGCGAGGCGTTGACTGCGGCCATCGCCGGCCACGACGTGGTAATCAGTGCCGTGCACTTTGCCACCGTGCCGGCCGACAAGGTCATCGCGCCAGTGAAGGCCGCCGGGGTCAAGCGCTTGCTGGTGGTCGGCGGGGCCGGTTCGTTGCTGCTGCCGGATAACAGCCGGGTGATCGACAGTAAGGAATTTCCAGAGGAGTACCTGCCTGAGGCCACGGCCGGCGCCTTGTTCCTGGACGTGCTGCGCAATGAGCAGGACTTGGACTGGACCTTTTTGTCGCCTTCGGCGGAGTTCGTCGAAACCGAGCGCACCGGCCAGTTCCGAGTGGGCAAGGACCACCTGCTGTTCGATAACACCGGACGCAGTTGGATCAGCTTTGCCGACTACGCCATTGCGATGATCGATGAAGTGGAAACACCGCAGTTTTCGCGGACGCGGTTCACCGTCGGTTATTGA
- a CDS encoding GlpM family protein has translation MFKAALGAAVVVILAMLAKTKNYYIAGLVPLFPTFALIAHYIVGKGRSAEDLKTTIVFGMWSIIPYFVYLVTLYVMVDRMRLEASLAVATVAWLMTATVLVSVWVRLHG, from the coding sequence ATTTTCAAGGCGGCGCTCGGCGCAGCCGTGGTGGTGATCCTGGCGATGCTCGCCAAGACCAAGAACTATTACATCGCCGGGTTGGTGCCGCTGTTTCCGACCTTTGCCCTGATCGCCCACTACATCGTCGGCAAGGGCCGCTCGGCGGAGGACCTGAAGACCACCATCGTGTTTGGCATGTGGTCAATCATTCCGTACTTCGTCTATCTCGTAACCCTGTACGTGATGGTCGACCGCATGCGCCTCGAAGCCTCATTGGCCGTAGCCACCGTCGCCTGGCTAATGACGGCGACGGTGCTGGTCAGCGTCTGGGTACGGCTTCACGGTTGA
- a CDS encoding sigma-54-dependent transcriptional regulator, producing MNNDLSVLIVEDDPHVLLGCQQALTLEDIPCIGVGSAEEALERVDDNFAGIVISDIRLPGIDGLELLTRLKARDRSLPVVLITGHGDISMAVGAMQKGAYDFMEKPFSPERLVDVARRALEQRSLAREVSSLRRQLAERDSLEGRIIGRSPAMQHLRALIANVADTSANVLIEGETGTGKELVARCLHDFSRRHDKQFVALNCGGLPENLFESEIFGHEANAFTGAGKRRIGKIEHADGGTLFLDEVESMPLPLQIKLLRVLQERTLERLGSNQSVAVDCRVIAATKSDLDEMGRSGQFRSDLYYRLNVVTLELPPLRERREDILQLFEHFLQQSSLRFDRTVPELDNQTLSNLMSHDWPGNVRELRNVAERYALGLPAFKKSGASSGSHGLAFAEAVEAFERNLLMDALQRSGGNLTQASQELGMAKTTLFDKVKKYGLSH from the coding sequence ATGAACAACGACCTGAGCGTATTGATCGTCGAAGACGACCCCCATGTCCTGTTGGGCTGCCAGCAAGCCTTGACCCTGGAAGACATTCCCTGCATCGGCGTGGGCAGCGCCGAGGAAGCCCTGGAGCGGGTCGACGATAACTTCGCCGGCATCGTCATCAGCGACATCCGCCTGCCGGGCATCGATGGCCTGGAGCTGCTCACTCGCCTCAAGGCGCGCGACCGCAGCCTGCCGGTGGTGTTGATCACCGGTCACGGCGACATTTCCATGGCCGTCGGCGCCATGCAGAAAGGCGCCTATGACTTCATGGAAAAACCGTTCTCTCCCGAGCGCCTGGTCGATGTCGCCCGCCGCGCCCTGGAGCAGCGCAGCCTGGCCCGGGAGGTGTCATCGCTGCGTCGGCAACTGGCCGAACGCGATTCGCTGGAAGGCCGGATCATCGGTCGTTCGCCGGCCATGCAGCATCTGCGCGCACTGATCGCCAACGTCGCCGACACTTCGGCCAATGTGCTGATCGAAGGCGAAACCGGCACCGGCAAGGAACTGGTCGCCCGCTGCCTGCATGACTTCAGTCGGCGCCACGACAAGCAGTTCGTCGCGCTGAACTGCGGGGGGCTGCCGGAGAACCTGTTCGAAAGCGAAATTTTCGGCCACGAGGCCAATGCCTTCACCGGAGCTGGCAAACGCCGGATCGGCAAGATCGAGCACGCCGACGGCGGCACGCTGTTTCTCGATGAAGTGGAAAGCATGCCCCTGCCCTTGCAGATCAAGCTGCTGCGCGTGTTGCAGGAACGCACCCTGGAACGTCTGGGTTCGAATCAAAGCGTGGCGGTGGATTGCCGGGTGATCGCCGCCACCAAGTCCGACCTCGACGAAATGGGCCGGTCCGGACAGTTCCGCAGCGACCTGTATTACCGCCTCAACGTGGTGACCCTGGAACTGCCGCCGCTGCGCGAGCGGCGCGAAGACATCCTGCAACTGTTCGAGCATTTCCTCCAGCAGTCGTCCCTGCGCTTTGACCGCACCGTGCCGGAGCTGGACAACCAGACCCTGTCGAACCTGATGAGCCACGACTGGCCGGGCAACGTGCGTGAACTGCGCAACGTCGCCGAACGTTACGCCTTGGGCCTGCCGGCGTTCAAGAAGTCCGGCGCCAGCAGTGGCAGCCATGGCCTGGCCTTCGCCGAAGCAGTGGAAGCCTTCGAGCGCAATCTGCTGATGGACGCGTTGCAACGCAGCGGCGGCAACCTGACCCAGGCCAGCCAGGAACTGGGCATGGCCAAGACCACGCTGTTCGACAAAGTCAAAAAATATGGCTTGAGCCACTGA
- a CDS encoding sensor histidine kinase has translation MKCDPTFYRAAPPSLAVKPRLIRHLFLPPLIIALMIGLGYLGFWISEHYGIRGLAENGERQLELHARAVESEISKYTYLPSLLELESSVAQLLDDPTPEHRKTVNDYLEGLNRRSRSRAIYVMDTTGRVMATSNWRDVDSYLGEDLSFRAYFQNAVRGQPGRFYGIGSTNGEPGYYLAHGLEQQGKIIGVAVVKVRLEAMEERWQRARLEAFVSDENGIIILSSDPARRLKSVRPLSDETKERLARSLQYYWFPLNELIPLARERLGEGMEKLTFPANTEIAAEQQAISYLSQTRPLSDTPWNFTLLTPLEDLRRQAINQGILVAVAFALVAFLLIAWNERRKVIATRLAAREALQEANNQLERRITERTTDLRASNERLKGQIRERRQAEETLRRAQDELVQAGKLAAIGQMSTSIAHELNQPLAALRTLSGNTVRFLERGQLDIASTNLKTINELIDRMGRITASLRAFARRGDDKGRASLGKAVEAALQLLGGRLEKLGIQVHSAFEDVQVQIDQTRLEQILVNLIGNALDAMQVQPEPKLWLVGETSDGKYRLRVRDNGHGIDPQARKHLFEPFFTTKPGEQGLGLGLTLSASLSAAAGGHLGVEHPEDGGTTFVLSLPLVSLSPAEPL, from the coding sequence ATGAAATGCGACCCCACCTTCTATCGCGCCGCGCCGCCATCACTCGCCGTGAAACCCCGCCTGATCCGCCATCTGTTCCTGCCGCCGCTGATCATTGCCCTGATGATCGGCCTGGGTTACCTCGGCTTCTGGATCAGCGAGCACTATGGCATTCGCGGCCTGGCCGAGAACGGCGAGCGCCAGCTGGAACTGCATGCCCGTGCGGTGGAAAGCGAAATCAGCAAATACACCTACTTGCCCAGCCTGCTGGAGCTTGAATCGAGCGTCGCGCAACTGCTCGACGACCCGACACCCGAACACCGCAAGACCGTCAACGATTATCTTGAAGGCCTGAACCGGCGTAGCCGCAGCCGGGCCATCTACGTCATGGATACCACCGGCCGGGTGATGGCCACCAGCAACTGGCGCGATGTCGACAGTTACCTGGGTGAAGACCTGTCCTTCCGCGCCTACTTCCAGAATGCCGTACGCGGCCAGCCGGGGCGGTTCTACGGCATCGGCAGCACCAACGGCGAACCCGGTTATTACCTCGCCCATGGCTTGGAACAACAAGGCAAGATCATCGGTGTGGCCGTGGTCAAGGTACGCCTCGAAGCCATGGAGGAGCGCTGGCAGCGGGCACGCCTGGAGGCCTTCGTCAGCGACGAGAACGGCATCATCATCCTCTCCAGCGACCCGGCGCGACGGCTCAAGTCCGTACGCCCGCTGAGCGATGAAACCAAGGAGCGCCTGGCCCGCAGCCTGCAATATTACTGGTTCCCGTTGAATGAGCTGATCCCCTTGGCGCGGGAGCGGCTGGGCGAAGGCATGGAAAAACTGACCTTCCCCGCCAATACCGAAATCGCCGCCGAACAGCAGGCCATCAGCTACCTGTCACAGACCCGCCCGTTGAGCGACACACCGTGGAATTTCACCCTGCTCACGCCGCTTGAAGACTTGCGTCGCCAAGCGATCAACCAAGGCATCCTGGTGGCCGTGGCGTTTGCCCTGGTGGCCTTCCTGTTGATCGCCTGGAACGAGCGGCGCAAGGTGATCGCCACTCGCCTCGCGGCCCGCGAAGCGTTGCAAGAGGCCAACAACCAACTCGAACGTCGGATTACCGAACGCACCACTGACCTTCGCGCCAGCAACGAACGGCTCAAGGGCCAGATACGCGAGCGACGGCAGGCCGAAGAGACCTTGCGCCGCGCCCAGGATGAACTGGTACAGGCCGGTAAACTGGCGGCCATCGGCCAGATGTCCACCAGCATCGCCCATGAACTCAACCAGCCGCTGGCCGCCCTGCGTACCCTGTCGGGCAATACCGTGCGCTTCCTGGAGCGCGGCCAGCTGGACATCGCCAGCACCAACCTCAAGACCATCAATGAACTGATCGACCGCATGGGCCGGATCACCGCCAGCCTGCGCGCCTTTGCCCGGCGCGGCGACGACAAGGGCCGGGCCAGCCTGGGCAAGGCCGTCGAGGCGGCGCTGCAATTGCTCGGCGGGCGCCTGGAGAAACTCGGCATCCAGGTTCACTCGGCTTTCGAAGACGTCCAAGTACAAATCGACCAGACTCGCCTGGAGCAGATCCTGGTCAACCTGATCGGCAATGCACTGGACGCGATGCAGGTCCAACCCGAGCCGAAACTGTGGCTTGTCGGCGAAACCAGCGATGGCAAATACCGCCTGCGGGTGCGCGATAACGGTCATGGCATCGACCCGCAAGCGCGCAAGCACCTGTTCGAACCGTTCTTCACCACCAAACCCGGCGAACAGGGCCTGGGCCTTGGCCTGACGCTGTCGGCGAGCCTGAGCGCCGCCGCTGGCGGGCACCTGGGCGTCGAGCATCCGGAGGACGGTGGCACCACGTTTGTCCTCAGTTTACCGTTGGTAAGCCTTTCACCTGCCGAGCCGCTATGA
- a CDS encoding amino acid ABC transporter ATP-binding protein has product MISIKNINKWYGDFQVLTNCSTEVSKGEVVVVCGPSGSGKSTLIKCVNALEPFQKGDVVVDGTSIADPKTNLPKLRSRVGMVFQHFELFPHLTITENLTIAQIKVLGRSKEEATKKGLQLLERVGLSAHAHKHPGQLSGGQQQRVAIARALAMDPVVMLFDEPTSALDPEMVNEVLDVMVQLAHEGMTMMCVTHEMGFARKVANRVIFMDQGQIIEDCPKEEFFGDISARSERAQHFLEKILQH; this is encoded by the coding sequence ATGATCTCTATCAAAAATATCAACAAGTGGTATGGGGACTTCCAGGTACTGACCAATTGCAGCACCGAGGTCAGCAAAGGTGAAGTGGTGGTGGTGTGCGGGCCGTCGGGTTCGGGCAAGTCCACGCTGATCAAGTGCGTGAACGCGCTGGAGCCGTTCCAGAAAGGCGACGTCGTGGTCGATGGCACATCCATCGCCGACCCGAAGACCAACCTGCCGAAACTGCGTTCGCGCGTGGGCATGGTGTTCCAGCATTTCGAACTGTTCCCGCACCTGACCATCACCGAGAACCTGACCATCGCGCAGATCAAGGTGCTGGGCCGCAGCAAGGAAGAAGCCACCAAGAAAGGCCTGCAATTGCTTGAGCGCGTCGGTCTCTCGGCCCACGCCCACAAGCACCCTGGCCAACTCTCCGGTGGCCAGCAGCAGCGCGTGGCGATCGCCCGTGCCCTGGCGATGGACCCGGTGGTCATGCTGTTCGACGAACCCACCTCGGCCCTTGACCCGGAAATGGTCAACGAAGTGCTCGACGTGATGGTGCAACTGGCCCACGAAGGCATGACCATGATGTGCGTGACCCATGAAATGGGCTTCGCCCGCAAAGTGGCGAACCGGGTGATCTTCATGGACCAAGGCCAGATCATCGAAGACTGCCCGAAAGAAGAGTTTTTCGGCGACATCAGCGCCCGCTCCGAACGCGCCCAGCATTTCCTTGAGAAAATCCTGCAACACTAA
- a CDS encoding amino acid ABC transporter permease, with protein MEFDFTGIIPAIPGLWNGMVMTLKLMVLGVVGGIILGTILALMRLSHNKLISNIAGAYVNYFRSIPLLLVITWFYLAVPFVLRWITGEDTPIGAFGSCVVAFMMFEAAYFCEIVRAGVQSIPKGQMGAAQALGMNYGQVMRLIILPQAFRKMTPLLLQQSIILFQDTSLVYTVGLVDFLNASRANGDIIGRSNEFLIIAGLVYFTISFAASLLVKRLQKRFAV; from the coding sequence ATGGAATTCGACTTCACAGGCATCATCCCGGCCATTCCCGGCTTGTGGAACGGCATGGTGATGACCCTCAAGCTGATGGTCCTGGGCGTCGTCGGCGGGATCATCCTGGGGACGATCCTGGCGCTGATGCGCCTGTCCCACAACAAGCTGATTTCCAATATCGCCGGCGCCTACGTCAATTATTTCCGCTCGATCCCGTTGCTGCTGGTCATCACCTGGTTCTACCTGGCGGTGCCGTTCGTGCTGCGCTGGATCACCGGCGAGGACACGCCGATCGGTGCGTTCGGCTCCTGCGTCGTGGCGTTCATGATGTTCGAGGCGGCGTACTTCTGCGAAATCGTCCGGGCCGGCGTACAGTCGATCCCCAAGGGCCAGATGGGTGCGGCACAGGCGCTGGGCATGAACTATGGCCAGGTCATGCGTTTGATCATCCTGCCCCAGGCGTTTCGCAAGATGACCCCGCTGCTGCTGCAACAGAGCATCATCCTGTTTCAGGACACCTCGTTGGTCTACACGGTCGGCCTGGTGGACTTCCTCAATGCTTCGCGGGCCAATGGCGACATCATCGGCCGCTCCAATGAGTTCCTGATCATCGCAGGTCTCGTGTACTTCACAATCAGCTTTGCCGCCTCGCTGCTGGTCAAGCGTCTGCAAAAAAGGTTCGCCGTATGA
- a CDS encoding amino acid ABC transporter permease has translation MNYNWDWGVFFKSTGVGSEIYLDWYVAGLGWTIAIAVVAWIIALLLGSILGVMRTVPNRLVSGIATCYVELFRNVPLLVQLFIWYFLVPDLLPADMQEWYKQDLNPTTSAYLSVVVCLGLFTAARVCEQVRTGIQALPRGQESAARAMGFKLPQIYWNVLLPQAYRIIIPPLTSEFLNVFKNSSVASLIGLMELLAQTKQTAEFSANLFEAFTLATLIYFTLNMSLMLLMRMVEKKVAVPGLISVGGK, from the coding sequence ATGAATTACAACTGGGACTGGGGTGTGTTCTTCAAGTCCACCGGCGTGGGCAGCGAGATCTATCTCGACTGGTACGTGGCCGGCCTGGGCTGGACCATCGCCATCGCCGTCGTCGCCTGGATCATTGCCCTGCTGCTGGGCTCGATCCTGGGCGTGATGCGCACCGTGCCGAACCGGCTGGTGTCGGGCATCGCGACTTGCTACGTGGAGCTCTTTCGTAACGTGCCGCTGCTGGTTCAGCTGTTCATCTGGTACTTCCTGGTGCCGGACCTGCTGCCCGCGGACATGCAGGAATGGTACAAACAGGACCTGAACCCGACCACCTCGGCCTACCTGAGCGTTGTCGTCTGCCTGGGCCTGTTCACCGCCGCGCGGGTTTGCGAACAGGTGCGCACCGGTATCCAGGCGCTGCCACGCGGCCAGGAATCCGCCGCACGCGCCATGGGCTTCAAGCTGCCGCAGATCTACTGGAACGTGCTGCTGCCCCAGGCCTACCGGATCATCATTCCGCCGCTTACCTCGGAATTCCTCAACGTCTTCAAGAACTCCTCCGTGGCCTCGCTGATCGGCCTGATGGAGCTGCTCGCGCAGACCAAGCAGACCGCTGAGTTTTCCGCCAACCTGTTCGAAGCCTTTACCCTGGCGACGCTGATCTACTTCACCTTGAACATGAGCCTGATGCTGCTCATGCGCATGGTCGAGAAGAAAGTCGCGGTGCCCGGCCTGATCTCCGTGGGGGGTAAATAA
- a CDS encoding glutamate/aspartate ABC transporter substrate-binding protein: MRIVPHLLGAAVAAALISTPVFAAELTGTLKKIKESGVVTLGHRDASIPFSYIADASGKPVGYSHDIQLKVVEALKKELDVPNLQVKYNLVTSQTRIPLVQNGTVDLECGSTTNNVERQQQVAFSVGIFEIGTKLLSKKDSKYKDFDDLKGKNVVTTAGTTSERLLKAMNADKQMGMNVISAKDHGESFQMLESGRAVAFMMDDALLAGEAAKAKKADDWAVTGTPQSYEIYGCMMRKGDEPFKKAVDDAIKATYASGEINKIYEKWFMQPIPPKGLNLNFPMSEELKKLIATPTDKAADEKKS; encoded by the coding sequence ATGCGCATCGTTCCCCATCTCCTGGGCGCAGCCGTTGCTGCCGCTCTGATCAGCACTCCGGTTTTCGCAGCCGAACTGACCGGCACGCTGAAAAAGATCAAAGAGTCCGGCGTCGTTACGCTCGGCCACCGCGACGCCTCCATCCCGTTCTCCTATATTGCGGACGCTTCCGGCAAGCCGGTCGGCTATTCCCACGACATCCAACTGAAAGTCGTCGAAGCGCTGAAAAAAGAGCTGGACGTGCCGAACCTGCAGGTCAAGTACAACCTGGTCACCTCGCAAACCCGTATTCCCCTGGTGCAGAACGGCACCGTGGACCTGGAATGTGGCTCCACCACCAACAACGTTGAGCGCCAGCAACAAGTCGCTTTCTCCGTTGGTATCTTCGAGATCGGCACCAAGCTGTTGTCCAAGAAAGATTCCAAATACAAGGATTTCGACGACCTCAAGGGCAAGAACGTCGTGACCACCGCCGGCACCACCTCCGAGCGACTGCTCAAGGCCATGAACGCCGACAAACAGATGGGCATGAACGTCATCTCCGCCAAGGACCACGGCGAATCCTTCCAGATGCTGGAATCGGGCCGCGCCGTCGCGTTCATGATGGACGACGCCCTGCTGGCCGGTGAAGCCGCCAAAGCCAAGAAAGCCGATGATTGGGCCGTGACCGGTACGCCACAGTCCTATGAAATCTATGGCTGCATGATGCGCAAGGGCGATGAGCCGTTCAAAAAGGCCGTGGATGATGCCATCAAGGCCACCTACGCTTCGGGTGAGATCAACAAGATCTACGAAAAATGGTTCATGCAGCCCATCCCGCCAAAAGGCCTGAACCTGAACTTCCCGATGAGCGAAGAACTCAAGAAACTGATCGCCACCCCGACCGACAAAGCGGCTGACGAAAAGAAATCCTGA
- the glpD gene encoding glycerol-3-phosphate dehydrogenase, protein MPTSTLPTPPLAEIYDVAVIGGGINGVGIAADAAGRGLSVFLCEKDDLASHTSSASSKLIHGGLRYLEHYEFRLVREALAEREVLLTKAPHIVKQMRFVLPHRPHLRPAWMIRAGLFLYDHLGKREQLAGSKSLKFGADSALKSEITKGFEYSDCWVDDARLVVLNAMAAREKGAHIHTRTRCVSARRSKGLWQLNLERTDGSLFSIHAKALVNAAGPWVAKFIRDDLKLESPYGIRLIQGSHLIVPKLYEGEHAHILQNEDQRIVFTIPYLNQFTLIGTTDREYTGDPASVAITEGETDYLLKVVNAHFKKQISRDEILHSYSGVRPLCNDESDNPSAVTRDYTLALSGGGEEAPLLSVFGGKLTTYRKLAESAMAQLAPYFTQMRPSWTALETLPGGENMTTPQALCSAIRDKFDWLPTDIARRWATTYGSRTWRMLEGVHSLGDLGEHIGAGLYTREVDYLCSDEWAVDAQDILWRRSKLGLFTSASEQEKLQQYLDKVEHNRRKIEAA, encoded by the coding sequence ATGCCCACTTCTACCTTGCCTACGCCCCCTCTCGCAGAGATCTATGATGTCGCCGTCATCGGTGGCGGTATCAACGGCGTGGGGATTGCCGCGGACGCTGCCGGGCGCGGCCTTTCGGTGTTCCTTTGTGAAAAGGACGACCTCGCCAGCCATACCTCTTCGGCCAGCAGCAAGTTGATCCACGGCGGTCTGCGCTATCTCGAACATTACGAATTCCGCCTGGTGCGTGAAGCGCTGGCCGAGCGCGAAGTGCTGCTGACCAAAGCCCCGCACATCGTCAAGCAAATGCGTTTCGTGCTGCCCCATCGGCCGCACCTGCGTCCTGCCTGGATGATTCGCGCCGGCCTGTTTCTTTACGATCACTTGGGCAAACGCGAGCAACTGGCCGGTTCCAAGAGCCTGAAGTTCGGCGCCGACAGCGCATTGAAAAGCGAAATCACCAAAGGCTTCGAGTACTCCGATTGCTGGGTAGATGACGCACGACTGGTGGTGCTCAACGCCATGGCGGCCCGTGAAAAAGGCGCGCATATCCACACCCGCACCCGCTGCGTGAGTGCTCGCCGCAGCAAGGGCCTGTGGCAACTGAACCTGGAACGCACCGATGGCAGTCTGTTTTCCATCCATGCCAAGGCGCTGGTCAACGCCGCCGGGCCGTGGGTCGCCAAGTTCATTCGCGATGACCTGAAGCTGGAATCGCCCTACGGCATCCGCCTGATCCAGGGCAGCCACCTGATTGTTCCGAAGCTCTACGAAGGCGAGCATGCGCACATTCTTCAAAACGAAGACCAGCGCATCGTGTTCACCATTCCGTACCTGAACCAGTTCACCCTGATCGGCACCACCGATCGCGAATACACCGGCGACCCAGCTTCAGTGGCGATTACCGAGGGCGAAACCGATTACCTGCTGAAGGTGGTCAACGCGCACTTCAAGAAGCAGATCAGCCGTGACGAGATCCTGCACAGCTATTCGGGCGTTCGCCCGCTATGCAACGACGAATCCGATAACCCATCCGCCGTGACCCGGGACTACACCCTCGCGCTCTCCGGCGGCGGCGAAGAAGCTCCATTGCTGTCAGTGTTCGGCGGCAAGCTGACCACCTATCGCAAGCTGGCCGAATCGGCCATGGCGCAGCTGGCTCCCTATTTCACACAGATGCGCCCAAGCTGGACCGCCCTGGAAACCTTGCCCGGCGGCGAAAACATGACCACGCCGCAGGCGTTGTGCTCGGCCATTCGAGACAAATTCGACTGGCTGCCGACCGATATCGCCCGCCGCTGGGCCACCACTTATGGCAGCCGTACCTGGCGGATGCTTGAAGGGGTGCACAGCCTCGGCGACCTGGGCGAGCACATCGGCGCAGGACTCTACACCCGGGAAGTCGACTATCTGTGCAGCGACGAATGGGCCGTCGATGCCCAGGACATTCTCTGGCGTCGCAGCAAGCTGGGCCTGTTCACCAGCGCCTCGGAGCAAGAGAAACTGCAACAGTACCTGGACAAGGTCGAGCACAACCGACGCAAGATCGAAGCGGCCTGA
- a CDS encoding DeoR/GlpR family transcriptional regulator: MNLPPRQQQILELVRERGYVSIEEMAQLFVVTPQTIRRDINQLAEVNLLRRYHGGAAYDSSVENTAYAMRADQMRDEKQRIAEAIAAQIPDHASLFINIGTTTESIARALLNHNHLKVITNNLHVASILSAKDDFEVLIAGGNVRRDGGVVGQASVDFINQFKVDFALVGISGIDEDGSLLDFDYQEVRVSQAIIANARQVLLAADSSKFGRNAMVRLGPISLIDCLVTDQQPVPALAQLLSQHKIRLEVV; encoded by the coding sequence ATGAATCTGCCTCCCCGCCAGCAGCAAATCCTCGAACTGGTCCGCGAACGCGGCTATGTCAGCATCGAGGAAATGGCGCAGCTCTTCGTCGTCACCCCGCAAACCATCCGCCGCGACATCAATCAATTGGCGGAAGTGAACCTGCTGCGCCGCTACCACGGCGGCGCCGCCTATGATTCGAGCGTGGAAAACACTGCCTACGCCATGCGCGCCGACCAGATGCGCGACGAAAAGCAACGCATTGCCGAAGCCATCGCCGCCCAGATTCCCGATCACGCCTCGCTGTTCATCAATATCGGCACCACCACCGAGTCGATTGCGCGGGCACTGCTCAATCACAACCATCTGAAAGTCATCACCAACAACCTGCACGTGGCGTCGATCCTCAGCGCCAAGGATGACTTCGAAGTCCTGATTGCCGGGGGCAACGTACGCCGTGATGGCGGCGTGGTAGGCCAGGCCAGCGTCGACTTCATCAACCAGTTCAAGGTGGACTTCGCCCTGGTGGGTATCAGCGGGATCGACGAAGACGGCAGCCTGCTGGATTTCGATTATCAGGAAGTGCGGGTTTCCCAAGCCATCATCGCTAATGCGCGACAGGTCTTGCTGGCGGCCGATTCCAGCAAGTTCGGGCGCAACGCCATGGTCCGCCTGGGCCCGATCAGCCTGATCGACTGCCTGGTGACCGACCAACAGCCAGTGCCGGCCCTGGCGCAATTGCTGAGCCAGCACAAGATTCGGTTGGAAGTGGTCTGA